In a genomic window of Candidatus Competibacteraceae bacterium:
- the murJ gene encoding murein biosynthesis integral membrane protein MurJ produces MSKSLLKSTGIVSAMTSLSRVTGFIRDMVYAQMFGAGAGTDAFFVAFRIPNFLRRLFAEGAFSQAFVPVFSEYQTQHSREDLKALVDQVAGTLGAILLLITAVGVLAAPVLILLFAPGFTSDTGKYELTVEMLRITFPYLLFISLTAFAGGVLNSCGKFAIPAVTPVLLNLTMIAAALWLAPHMERPVVGLAWGVFIAGIIQLGFQIPFLRQLKLLPRPRWGWASQGVQQVLKLMLPAIFGSSVAQVNLLIDTVVASFLMSGSVSWLYYSDRLVEFPLGIFGVALGTVILPKLSRQHASAEADGFSQTLDWALRWALLIGMPATVALVLLSGPMLAALFQYGEFDARDVAMSARSLMAFASGLVAFMLIKVLAPGFYARKDTRSPVKYGVIAMIANTVMVLALVWPLAHAGLALATSLAAYLNAGLLFYNLRKRGIYQPRAGWSKFLAQLFIANLVMGLVLWLGVGAPESWIHASAKARLWHLSWLIAAGGASLVLAVLAVGIRPRHLMLRQD; encoded by the coding sequence ATGAGCAAGTCTCTCCTCAAATCCACCGGCATCGTCAGCGCCATGACCTCGCTGTCGCGGGTTACCGGCTTTATCCGCGACATGGTGTACGCGCAGATGTTCGGGGCGGGCGCCGGCACCGACGCCTTTTTCGTCGCCTTCCGCATCCCCAACTTTCTGCGCCGGCTGTTTGCGGAGGGCGCATTCTCGCAAGCCTTTGTCCCAGTATTTTCCGAATACCAAACCCAGCACTCGCGGGAAGATCTGAAGGCTCTGGTCGATCAGGTCGCCGGCACGCTCGGCGCGATTCTATTGCTCATCACGGCCGTTGGCGTGTTGGCGGCACCGGTATTGATCCTGCTGTTCGCGCCCGGTTTCACCTCGGACACCGGCAAATACGAACTGACCGTGGAGATGCTACGCATCACCTTTCCTTACCTCCTGTTCATTTCCTTGACCGCCTTCGCCGGCGGCGTGCTGAACAGTTGTGGCAAGTTTGCTATTCCCGCCGTCACGCCGGTGCTACTTAATCTGACCATGATCGCGGCCGCATTGTGGCTCGCTCCCCACATGGAGCGCCCCGTTGTCGGTCTGGCCTGGGGGGTGTTCATTGCTGGAATTATCCAGTTGGGGTTTCAGATTCCTTTTTTGCGTCAGCTCAAGCTGCTACCCCGGCCGCGTTGGGGTTGGGCGTCGCAGGGCGTGCAACAGGTTCTGAAGCTGATGCTGCCAGCCATCTTTGGTTCCTCGGTGGCGCAGGTCAATCTGCTGATCGATACGGTAGTCGCCTCTTTTTTGATGTCGGGTAGCGTCAGTTGGCTGTACTACTCCGATCGGTTGGTCGAGTTTCCGCTCGGCATTTTCGGGGTCGCTCTGGGTACGGTCATCCTGCCCAAATTGTCCCGGCAGCACGCCAGCGCGGAGGCGGACGGGTTCTCGCAAACCCTGGATTGGGCGTTGCGCTGGGCCTTGCTGATCGGCATGCCGGCCACCGTGGCGCTGGTCCTACTGTCGGGGCCGATGCTGGCAGCCTTATTTCAGTACGGCGAATTCGACGCTCGCGACGTCGCCATGTCCGCTCGCAGCCTGATGGCGTTCGCGTCCGGTTTGGTCGCTTTCATGCTGATCAAGGTGCTGGCGCCTGGCTTTTATGCGCGCAAGGATACCCGCAGTCCGGTCAAGTATGGGGTGATTGCGATGATCGCTAACACGGTGATGGTGTTGGCGCTCGTCTGGCCGCTGGCTCATGCCGGCTTGGCGCTGGCCACGTCGCTGGCCGCTTATCTCAACGCGGGTTTGCTATTTTACAATTTGCGCAAACGCGGAATTTATCAGCCGCGCGCCGGATGGTCGAAGTTCTTGGCGCAATTGTTCATAGCCAATCTGGTGATGGGCTTGGTGCTGTGGTTGGGGGTCGGCGCTCCCGAAAGTTGGATTCACGCCAGCGCCAAGGCCCGGCTGTGGCATCTGAGTTGGCTGATTGCGGCCGGTGGCGCAAGCTTGGTGCTGGCGGTGCTGGCGGTCGGCATCCGGCCGCGCCACTTGATGCTGCGACAGGACTGA
- a CDS encoding cobalamin-dependent protein (Presence of a B(12) (cobalamin)-binding domain implies dependence on cobalamin itself, in one of its several forms, or in some unusual lineages, dependence on a cobalamin-like analog.), whose amino-acid sequence MRILLVKPQAHLKTVLGLQRFQCLEPLEFGYLAAAISPEHEIRVLDLRLYRFPEATFERELARFKPDLVGFTAYSHESGRMKRLAGTVRRLSPKTRIVVGGHHATVAPADCNIPDIDYIVRGEGSGPFGALVAALAKGEEPEGIHNLLFTGDTFDEQAAKVWPRYPDPRTIPIPRRDLWDSRAYYCVWVCEKPRDWQVLYPRVAMARTSYGCKMTCSFCIVPFLSGTTHMPRLADVVAEDLSRISVDHVYFADDENFIDENYGFELADAIEKRGIKKRYFAWARATTILRYPDLMRRWKEIGLDGVFVGFEFTTNQELKAVRKGGTVSHNERAHETLRKLGIACHAAFMVRPEYGHAEFDHLRNYVNAMPPVQCSFTVCTPSPGTADYEAARPSFWAGDAYDLHDCMHPLTPTTLPLREFSDLFARQVREASRRNPLRVERHPIRPWELARAINAERRYDQAFRELYRDFPRELWDWPGQRIALSA is encoded by the coding sequence ATGCGGATTCTGCTCGTCAAACCTCAAGCCCATCTCAAGACCGTGCTCGGCCTGCAACGTTTCCAATGCCTGGAGCCGTTGGAGTTCGGCTATCTGGCCGCCGCGATTTCGCCCGAACATGAAATCCGCGTCCTCGATTTAAGGTTGTACCGCTTCCCCGAAGCCACCTTCGAGCGCGAATTGGCGCGCTTTAAGCCCGACTTGGTGGGTTTTACCGCTTACAGTCACGAATCGGGTCGCATGAAGCGCTTGGCCGGTACGGTACGCCGGTTGTCGCCGAAAACGCGGATCGTGGTCGGCGGCCATCACGCCACCGTCGCGCCGGCGGATTGTAATATCCCGGACATCGACTACATCGTGCGCGGCGAAGGAAGCGGACCGTTCGGTGCGCTGGTGGCGGCGCTCGCCAAGGGCGAGGAACCGGAAGGCATCCACAATCTGTTGTTCACCGGCGATACTTTCGACGAACAAGCCGCCAAAGTATGGCCGCGCTATCCCGACCCGCGCACCATCCCGATCCCGCGCCGGGACCTGTGGGACAGCCGTGCCTATTACTGCGTCTGGGTCTGCGAGAAACCGCGCGACTGGCAGGTCTTGTACCCGCGGGTGGCGATGGCCCGCACCTCCTACGGCTGCAAGATGACCTGCTCGTTCTGCATCGTGCCGTTTTTAAGCGGCACCACCCACATGCCGCGCCTGGCGGACGTGGTGGCCGAGGACCTCTCGCGCATCAGCGTCGATCATGTCTATTTCGCCGACGACGAAAATTTCATTGACGAAAACTACGGCTTCGAGCTGGCCGACGCCATCGAAAAACGGGGGATCAAGAAACGCTATTTCGCCTGGGCGCGCGCCACCACCATCCTGCGCTACCCGGACCTGATGCGCCGCTGGAAGGAAATTGGCTTGGATGGCGTGTTCGTCGGTTTCGAATTCACCACCAACCAGGAATTGAAAGCGGTGCGCAAGGGCGGCACGGTCTCGCACAACGAACGCGCCCATGAAACATTGCGCAAGCTGGGCATCGCCTGTCATGCCGCCTTCATGGTCCGCCCCGAATACGGTCACGCCGAATTCGATCACCTGCGTAACTACGTCAACGCCATGCCGCCGGTACAGTGCAGTTTTACGGTGTGCACCCCCTCCCCCGGCACCGCCGACTATGAAGCGGCCCGGCCCTCGTTCTGGGCCGGCGACGCTTACGACCTGCACGACTGTATGCATCCGCTGACCCCCACCACCCTGCCGCTGCGCGAGTTCAGCGACCTGTTCGCCCGTCAGGTGCGCGAAGCCTCGCGGCGCAACCCGCTGCGGGTCGAACGCCATCCGATCCGGCCTTGGGAACTGGCGCGGGCGATCAATGCCGAGCGGCGTTACGATCAAGCGTTCCGGGAACTGTATCGCGATTTTCCGCGCGAACTGTGGGACTGGCCGGGACAGCGTATCGCCTTGTCGGCCTGA
- the ribF gene encoding bifunctional riboflavin kinase/FAD synthetase produces the protein MELIRGQHNLRPRHRGCVATIGNFDGVHLGHQAILNQLAEPSSQLGLPRLVITFEPQPQEFFAGPAAPPARLMRLREKLLALDGLGIERVLCLEFDHRLAALSAQRFIEDLLVERLGVRYLVVGDDFRFGHRRAGDFAMLVEAGQRHGFTVSNTHSYLLDGERVSSTRVRQALAQGDLELAMRLLGRPYDLCGRVAYGDQRGRTIGFPTANIHPHRRVTPVYGVYAVLMSGRALPPWPGIANVGRRPTVQGTRERLEVHLLDYRGDLYGQHAKVDFLRYLRPEQRFESLEALRLQIQRDEQNARAYFSARDIFPPALSAPEGVKR, from the coding sequence ATGGAATTGATTCGCGGCCAGCACAATTTGCGGCCCCGCCATCGGGGTTGCGTCGCCACCATCGGCAATTTCGACGGGGTGCACCTCGGCCATCAAGCGATTCTGAACCAACTGGCCGAACCGTCTTCCCAGCTCGGTTTGCCGCGCTTGGTCATCACCTTTGAACCGCAGCCGCAAGAATTCTTCGCCGGCCCCGCCGCTCCGCCGGCGCGACTGATGCGCCTGCGGGAAAAATTGCTGGCGCTGGATGGCTTGGGCATCGAACGGGTGCTGTGTCTGGAATTCGATCACCGGCTGGCGGCCTTGTCGGCGCAACGCTTCATCGAGGATTTGCTGGTCGAGCGCTTGGGCGTCCGCTATCTGGTGGTCGGCGATGATTTCCGCTTCGGCCACCGCCGCGCCGGCGATTTCGCCATGTTGGTCGAAGCCGGTCAGCGCCACGGCTTTACGGTCTCGAACACCCATAGTTATCTCCTGGACGGCGAGCGGGTCAGCAGCACCCGCGTCCGCCAAGCCTTGGCTCAAGGCGATCTAGAGCTAGCGATGCGGCTGCTGGGCCGACCTTACGACCTATGCGGGCGGGTGGCCTACGGCGACCAGCGCGGCCGCACCATCGGTTTTCCGACCGCGAACATCCACCCGCACCGGCGCGTCACGCCGGTTTACGGCGTCTACGCCGTGCTGATGAGCGGGCGCGCCTTACCACCCTGGCCCGGCATCGCCAACGTCGGCCGTCGCCCTACCGTGCAAGGCACTCGCGAACGCCTGGAAGTCCATTTGCTCGATTATCGGGGCGACCTCTACGGCCAACACGCCAAAGTGGATTTTCTACGCTATCTGCGCCCCGAACAGCGCTTTGAATCCCTGGAGGCCTTGCGGCTCCAAATTCAGCGAGACGAACAAAACGCTCGGGCTTATTTTTCCGCGCGAGACATCTTTCCCCCCGCCCTTTCAGCGCCGGAGGGAGTTAAAAGGTGA
- the ileS gene encoding isoleucine--tRNA ligase yields MADYKDTLNLPHTDFPMKADLAKREPDTLRQWRELDLYRRQRAEFAGRPKFVLHDGPPYANGTIHIGHAVNKVLKDIIVKSRTLSGFDAPYVPGWDCHGLPIEQVVEKKLGKVGVKVDAREFRTACRAFATEQVASQSIDFQRLGVLGDWQNPYLTMDFRTEADIVRALARIIANGHLYRGSKPVYWCIDCGSALAEAEVEYEDRDSPAIDVRFPVADPEALLARCRHVEGHDGKGPLAVVIWTTTPWTLPANRAVAVNPGFEYVVAQVETDRGQERLLVAEPLLQDSLARWGIDDYRIIAYGVGADLEGLALRHPFYDREVPVILGEHVTTEAGTGLVHTAPAHGQEDYVVGSRYGLPVDNPVGPDGKFLADVPLFAGLHVFAANDRVIDALKAHGMLLRVARLQHSYPHCWRHKTPIIFRATPQWFIGMDQHGLRARVLDEIKKLRFTPDWGEARLQGMVENRPDWCVSRQRYWGVPITLFTHKQTGELHPNTQMLMEQAAQRIEQGGIDAWFELDPAELLGAAAADYDQVRDTLDVWFDSGTTHLSVLDRRPELHFPADLYLEGSDQHRGWFQSSLLASVAMRGVAPYQGLLTHGFTVDAHGRKMSKSLGNVVAPQKVVNSLGADVLRLWVAAADYRGEMGVSDEILKRMADSYRRMRNTARFLLANLKGFDPAQHQVPPERMLPLDRWAVDRTRRLQDEILEHYEQYQFHLIYQKIHNFCSVDMGSLYLDIIKDRQYTTQRDSLARRSVQTAMHHILEAMTRWLAPILSFTAEEIWRNAPGQRGPSVFLTTWYSGLSAVADNDPFNAAYWERLIAVREAVSKELEKLRVAGGIGSGLDAELDLYCDGALTADLAKLEDELRFFFITSYARLHPLAARPADAIEVQVNGQALAVRVLPTAHAKCVRCWHHREDVGQNAEHPELCSRCVENVTGSGEIRRYA; encoded by the coding sequence GTGGCTGATTACAAAGATACCCTCAATCTTCCCCACACCGATTTTCCGATGAAAGCCGACCTTGCCAAGCGCGAGCCGGATACGCTGCGCCAGTGGCGGGAACTGGATTTATATCGACGCCAGCGCGCCGAGTTCGCCGGCCGGCCAAAATTCGTGCTGCACGATGGCCCGCCTTACGCCAATGGCACCATTCATATCGGTCACGCCGTCAACAAGGTGTTGAAGGATATCATCGTCAAATCCCGCACCTTGAGCGGCTTCGATGCGCCCTACGTGCCGGGTTGGGATTGCCACGGCCTGCCCATCGAGCAAGTGGTGGAAAAGAAGCTGGGCAAGGTCGGGGTTAAAGTGGACGCCCGCGAGTTTCGCACCGCCTGTCGCGCCTTCGCCACCGAACAAGTCGCCAGCCAAAGCATTGATTTCCAGCGCCTGGGCGTGCTCGGCGATTGGCAAAACCCCTACCTGACCATGGACTTCCGCACCGAGGCCGACATCGTGCGCGCGCTGGCGCGAATCATCGCCAACGGTCACCTCTATCGCGGCTCCAAGCCGGTGTACTGGTGCATCGATTGCGGTTCGGCGCTGGCCGAGGCCGAGGTCGAATACGAGGACCGCGATTCGCCGGCCATCGACGTGCGCTTTCCGGTGGCGGACCCTGAAGCGTTGCTGGCCCGCTGCCGCCACGTCGAAGGCCACGACGGCAAAGGCCCGCTGGCCGTGGTGATCTGGACCACCACACCATGGACGCTGCCGGCCAACCGGGCGGTGGCGGTCAATCCCGGTTTCGAGTACGTGGTGGCGCAAGTCGAAACTGACCGGGGCCAAGAACGGCTGCTGGTCGCTGAACCGTTGCTCCAGGACTCGCTGGCGCGCTGGGGCATCGACGATTACCGGATCATCGCCTACGGCGTGGGTGCGGACCTGGAAGGTTTGGCCTTGCGCCATCCATTTTACGACCGCGAAGTGCCGGTCATCCTGGGCGAGCACGTCACCACCGAAGCCGGCACCGGGTTGGTGCACACCGCACCGGCTCACGGTCAGGAGGACTACGTGGTTGGTTCGCGCTACGGTCTGCCGGTGGACAACCCGGTGGGTCCAGACGGTAAATTTCTGGCCGATGTGCCGCTGTTCGCCGGCTTGCATGTCTTCGCCGCCAACGACCGGGTCATCGACGCCCTCAAAGCGCACGGCATGTTGCTGCGGGTCGCGCGCCTGCAACACAGTTACCCGCATTGCTGGCGGCACAAGACCCCGATCATCTTCCGCGCCACCCCGCAATGGTTCATCGGCATGGACCAGCACGGCTTGCGCGCGCGTGTGCTGGACGAAATCAAGAAGCTGCGCTTCACGCCGGACTGGGGCGAGGCGCGCCTGCAAGGCATGGTGGAAAACCGTCCCGACTGGTGCGTGTCCCGCCAGCGCTATTGGGGCGTGCCGATCACGCTGTTCACCCACAAGCAGACCGGCGAACTGCATCCGAACACGCAAATGCTGATGGAACAAGCGGCGCAACGCATCGAACAGGGCGGTATCGACGCTTGGTTTGAACTCGACCCAGCGGAACTGCTGGGCGCGGCGGCGGCGGACTACGATCAAGTTCGGGATACGCTCGATGTCTGGTTCGATTCCGGCACCACCCATCTGTCGGTGCTGGATCGCCGCCCCGAACTGCACTTTCCCGCCGATCTGTATCTGGAAGGCTCCGACCAACATCGCGGCTGGTTTCAATCCTCGCTGTTGGCGTCGGTGGCGATGCGCGGCGTCGCGCCTTACCAGGGCTTGCTGACCCACGGCTTCACCGTGGACGCCCACGGCCGCAAGATGTCGAAATCGCTCGGCAACGTGGTCGCGCCGCAGAAAGTGGTCAACTCGCTGGGCGCGGATGTGTTGCGACTGTGGGTGGCGGCGGCCGACTATCGCGGCGAGATGGGTGTCTCGGACGAAATCCTCAAGCGGATGGCCGACTCTTACCGACGGATGCGCAACACCGCCCGTTTCCTGCTGGCCAATCTCAAGGGCTTCGATCCGGCGCAGCATCAAGTGCCACCTGAAAGGATGTTGCCGCTGGATCGGTGGGCGGTGGATCGCACCCGCCGCTTGCAAGACGAAATCCTGGAGCATTACGAACAATATCAGTTTCATCTGATCTATCAGAAAATCCATAACTTCTGCTCGGTGGACATGGGCAGCCTGTATCTCGATATCATCAAGGACCGCCAATACACCACCCAGCGCGATAGCCTCGCTCGCCGCTCGGTGCAAACCGCGATGCATCACATCCTGGAAGCGATGACCCGCTGGCTGGCGCCGATCTTGAGCTTCACCGCCGAGGAAATCTGGCGCAATGCGCCCGGCCAACGCGGGCCGTCGGTGTTTCTGACGACTTGGTATAGCGGCCTGTCAGCGGTGGCTGACAATGATCCGTTCAACGCGGCATATTGGGAGCGGCTGATCGCGGTCCGCGAGGCGGTCAGCAAAGAGCTGGAGAAATTGCGGGTAGCCGGCGGCATCGGCTCCGGGCTGGACGCGGAACTGGATTTGTACTGCGACGGCGCGTTGACCGCCGACTTGGCCAAACTGGAAGACGAATTGCGCTTTTTCTTCATCACCTCCTATGCCCGACTGCATCCGCTGGCGGCGCGA
- the rpoD gene encoding RNA polymerase sigma factor RpoD: protein MSEQQQSQLKKLIARGKEKGFLTYAEVNDHLPDDIVDPEQIEDIIAMINDMGIEVHEFVPDTETLLLNENPVSADDDVVAEEAAAALAAVDSEFGRTTDPVRMYMREMGTVELLTREGEIQIAKRIEEGMTQVLSALASYPLTAGALLRVYDSISENGTRLADVISGFKDVEEITPPLPDEEVLLAAADDPDAVVGEDEVVVADDEDEESAQAVVENGPDPEETARRFTDLRVLYEQTLASVDDLGPRDAQTQALRQQLGDRFLQFRLVPKTLDQLIASLHEIAERIRAHEKDVMIVCVTKAQMPRKTFITSFPQNETRLDWVDEQIQAGKKYSPPLSDYREEVLEAQRRLQAIEAEARLSIHEIKDINRHMSIGEAKARRAKKEMVEANLRLVISIAKKYTNRGLQFLDLIQEGNIGLMKAVDKFEYRRGYKFSTYATWWIRQAITRSIADQARTIRIPVHMIETINKLNRISRQMLQEMGREPTPDELAKRMEMPEDKVRKVLKIAKEPISMETPIGDDEDSHLGDFIEDLSVLSPVEAATVEGLREATREVLATLTPREAKVLRMRFGIDMSTDHTLEEVGKQFDVTRERIRQIEAKALRKLRHPNRSEQLRSFLDLE from the coding sequence ATGAGCGAGCAGCAACAATCGCAATTGAAGAAGTTGATCGCCCGCGGCAAGGAAAAGGGCTTCCTGACCTATGCCGAGGTGAATGACCATTTGCCCGATGACATCGTCGACCCCGAGCAAATCGAAGACATCATCGCGATGATCAACGACATGGGCATCGAAGTCCATGAATTCGTACCCGATACCGAGACGCTGCTGCTCAACGAAAATCCGGTCAGCGCCGACGACGATGTGGTCGCCGAGGAAGCCGCCGCCGCGCTGGCGGCCGTGGACAGCGAATTTGGCCGCACCACCGACCCGGTGCGGATGTACATGCGTGAAATGGGTACGGTCGAGCTGCTGACCCGCGAAGGCGAAATTCAGATCGCCAAACGCATCGAGGAAGGCATGACGCAGGTGCTGTCGGCGCTGGCCAGCTATCCCTTGACCGCCGGCGCCCTGCTGCGAGTTTACGATTCGATCAGTGAGAACGGCACCCGGCTCGCCGATGTGATCAGCGGCTTCAAGGATGTCGAGGAAATCACGCCGCCGCTGCCGGACGAGGAGGTGTTGTTAGCAGCGGCCGACGATCCGGATGCGGTGGTCGGCGAGGATGAAGTGGTGGTCGCCGACGATGAGGATGAGGAAAGCGCGCAAGCCGTGGTCGAAAACGGCCCCGATCCCGAGGAGACCGCGCGCCGCTTCACGGACTTGCGCGTCTTGTACGAGCAGACGCTGGCCAGCGTGGACGATCTCGGCCCCCGCGACGCTCAGACTCAAGCCCTGCGCCAGCAGCTTGGCGACCGCTTTCTGCAATTTAGATTGGTTCCAAAGACGCTCGATCAATTGATCGCCAGCCTGCATGAAATCGCCGAGCGCATCCGCGCTCATGAAAAAGACGTGATGATCGTTTGTGTCACCAAGGCGCAAATGCCGCGCAAGACCTTCATCACCTCTTTTCCGCAAAACGAAACCCGGCTTGATTGGGTGGACGAGCAAATTCAAGCGGGCAAAAAATACTCACCCCCCTTATCCGACTATCGCGAGGAGGTGCTGGAAGCCCAACGGCGGCTCCAGGCCATCGAGGCAGAAGCCCGATTGTCGATCCATGAAATCAAGGACATCAACCGGCACATGTCGATCGGCGAGGCCAAGGCCCGTCGCGCCAAGAAGGAGATGGTGGAAGCCAATCTGCGATTGGTCATTTCCATCGCCAAGAAGTACACCAATCGGGGTTTGCAGTTTCTGGATTTGATTCAGGAAGGCAACATCGGCTTGATGAAGGCGGTCGATAAGTTCGAATACCGGCGCGGTTATAAATTTTCGACCTATGCCACCTGGTGGATCCGCCAAGCCATCACCCGCTCTATCGCCGATCAGGCCCGGACCATCCGCATCCCGGTCCACATGATCGAGACCATCAACAAGCTGAACCGGATTTCTCGGCAGATGTTGCAGGAGATGGGCCGCGAGCCGACGCCGGACGAGCTGGCCAAGCGCATGGAAATGCCGGAGGATAAGGTGCGCAAGGTCTTGAAAATCGCCAAGGAACCGATTTCGATGGAAACGCCGATCGGCGATGACGAAGACTCGCATTTGGGCGATTTCATCGAGGATTTAAGCGTGCTGTCGCCGGTGGAAGCGGCGACCGTGGAAGGGTTGCGCGAGGCGACCCGCGAGGTGCTGGCGACGCTCACCCCGCGCGAGGCCAAGGTGCTGCGGATGCGGTTTGGCATCGATATGTCCACCGATCACACCCTAGAGGAAGTCGGCAAGCAGTTCGATGTGACCCGCGAGCGCATCCGCCAGATCGAGGCCAAGGCGCTGCGCAAACTACGGCATCCAAATCGTTCGGAGCAGTTGCGCAGCTTTCTGGATCTGGAGTGA
- the rpsT gene encoding 30S ribosomal protein S20, which translates to MANTAQAKKRARQAEKHRQHNASLRSMFRTYVKRVLKAIQTGDKSKAESEYQTAVPMIDRMARKGLIHANKAARHKSRLTHHIRDMQS; encoded by the coding sequence TTGGCCAACACCGCTCAAGCGAAAAAGCGCGCCCGTCAGGCGGAAAAACACCGCCAGCACAATGCCAGCCTGCGTTCCATGTTCCGCACCTACGTCAAGCGGGTGCTTAAAGCGATTCAAACCGGCGACAAGAGCAAAGCCGAGTCCGAATACCAAACCGCCGTGCCGATGATCGACCGCATGGCCCGCAAGGGATTGATTCACGCCAATAAAGCCGCTCGCCACAAGAGCCGCCTGACCCATCACATCCGCGATATGCAGTCTTAA